A segment of the Calonectris borealis chromosome 10, bCalBor7.hap1.2, whole genome shotgun sequence genome:
TTGGTGCAGAAGTGAAATTCTTTACACTAAAGTGAAGTATCAGAACTTGTGCTACCGTatattgtgtttgtttgtttttaacgtGTCCTTTGTCTCTGTCTAGAAATTTTGTCTAGGCAGAAAAAGAGGACTTTGGATATTTGTCCAGGGTGTCCTGATGTCCAATAGCCTGGTCAGGGCAGTAATTTCTACAAGAGTGCTGGACACCCAGAAATACCTAAGGCACAGTCACTGAACATATGCATAAGGGCTTTGCTGAAGTTTCCCAGCACAGCTGATCCCATGTGCACGGCAAAGGGGATCTGGACGTATGCAAAAAGTTTGGTGCGTCCAGAACTTGTCATGCAGTCCGTGAGCAAGCTCAGGCCAGGGGTTCATCCCAGATGCTCTGGACTCACTTCCCAAGCACTgtgtgctgcctgcctgcatttttaatacttttttcctggGAAATCTCAGGGAGAAATACAGAAGCCTTAGTTACACTTGCTTGATTATTTCCATTGCATTTCACCTCCCGGTGATCACTGTTGCCTTATATTGAATGGGTAAGATGCTCTGTAGGGTTCTTCAGATGTGAAAAAACATCGGATCCCTCCTCCATCGCAGTGCGCAGCCGCACAGGGGCTGGTGCCGGCACAAGCGAAGGTGGCTGGGCATCTCCTCCGGCAGCAGCATGTGTTTGGATCTGTTTCAGCCCACTGAAAACATCACATCTTCGTATCGCTAGCTTCAGCAACAGCTATCGGCGCAGTCCTGTAGCTGTGTAGTAGGCAATGCACCCAGCCTTGGGTGGTACTTTTAGGGAAGCGGAAAGGTTGTGGGCCTAGTAAAATGGATGAAACTTGAGAAGCGGAACTGGGACACACACCGTTTTATTCCCATGTAAGGTACATATGGGATTTCACTGCCTCTCCCGCAATTTAGAGAAAGTCAGGAACTACTGTAACTAAAATATAAAGAAGTTGTCTTTTGCACGTGGAAAAACAAAACTTAGAGAAACCTCTAATGTGTCCCAATGCATATGTAGGTCATAATAATCATAAAATTAAGATTGTAACTTTTGGATTTTTCAGGATAATAAAAATCATAAGGGAATTTCATATCTGTACAGCCATCAATTCAAATCCATTTAAGCCCAGTCTTGAGGGCTTGGGATTTTAGCTGCATCTAAATCTCATGCCCTTTGCATTGCATCAAGCTAAACTTCACCTACTGAGGGAACAGGGTTTTTAATTGAGAGAAAACAGTAAAGCAAGGTTTGCCAAAAATCTATTTTGGGTAAAAATAAAGCCAACGTTTTTACCGATGTAATGCTTTTTACATCAGTGAAGTTACACTAATGCAGAATTTGGCCCTGATGTTTTTGTATAAATATAGTATCTAGGAATGTGATGAGCGTGTATTTATGCATTATTCATTGAGATAATGTGGAGAGGAAGAGCGAGGTCTGTGCATGAGAGCAGAGCCCtgagcacccccgggtcctttggCGATACCCACCGGGGTGGGGCAGCACCTGTGGGGTCACCTCCGTGCTGCTGCTGGGCCGTGTCTGCCGTGACTTGTCGAGGCTGAACGTCCTCTTGGGAAGAGACTGGTTTATGTTTGCCAAACTGGGAAACGGGTTACTGGCAATTCTAAAGCAATGCAGGCGGAGGATATTTTTGCCAGTTTAAGGCCCTGGGCTGGAgttgaaaagagaagaaactacGTCTTAGTTCTGCCACAGATGTTTGTTTgaccctctgtgcctcagtttccccccataAAATCATCAAATGAGGATAACACTTAATTTTTCCTGCAGGACAGCAGTTTGCAGCCCTGAGGCCCACAGTCCCTCAGTGGGAGAGTAGGGATGGTGCTCTGTCCCATGTAGCCCTCAAAAAAGGTGCACAGACCTGTGTCACAAGACTGCATTCTGGTATCCTGGACTGCACCTTCCCAGGGATCTGAAAAATGAAGAACTGAATTTGAAAAATCACTGACTGAGCAGAAAAACTCACTTCTGCTGCAGCTGGCACCCCTGCATGCTTCTGCAGCTGGGCTTCACCTCTGCAGGAGTTAAACACAGATCCTGATCCATGCTGAACATTGCGTAACTatagtgtgcgtgtgtgtatatatatattaaaaaaaaattaaaaaaaagtatttatattaaaaaaatagtaatgacTGTAATAACGGGGGGGGCAGTGTACCCCAAAACTCAATACCTTCCAGCATGCTGGAAATCAAGCTCCAGCAGGCGGGCAGGAAAGCGGCAGGCGTGAGGCAGGAGCGAGGGCATGGACTTGCCCATCTCCAGGGACCTGCTGATCTCCAGGGACTTGCACTCCTCCAGGAGCCTGTACATGCCCAGGGGCTTGCACACTTCCAGGGGCGTGCACCCCGGCACGCATTCGCACTCGGCCAGGGGCCCGCTCGCCCCGGGGCCCGGCACGCCGCCGGGGGCTCGCCCACGTGCggaccctccccgggggccgggccgggccgggccgggcggtgccGCGGCTCCCATTGAGGCCGGCGGcgggccggcccccgccgcggcggggccaaTGGGGGCGGCGGACGCGGTCGAGCCTctccccggcctcccccgccgccgccgggcgcccgtCATGTGAGGGGGATATAGTACTacgggagcggggccgcgctcCGCAGCCGCGCACCCGCCTCCCGGGGGAGCTGCGCCCGCCTTCCGCCGCTCCGCGCTCCCCGGCTCACCGCCGGGGCTGCTTCTGGTTATCGTGGGGTCCTCTgcgttttgttgttgttttttttaattttgcctttttgttgtttttttatttctataattatttttgctttttattcttatttttgtggtttagttttgattttttttttttgtttagttttcattgttgtttttgcATTCCTCTGATCGTTCTTGgcattttctcccccatccccggCTTGCAGAGGAGTTCAGGTAAGGGTGGGCGAGGGGCGCGGAGGTTTGCGCGGGCGCGCGTCCCGCCAGCCGTGCCCCTGCGCCCCGCTGCCGCAGCACCAGCAGCGGGGGGGTTGGTGCTGTTTGTGCCGCTGCTGCCCGGTCATGGGGGGGTGGAAGGTTAAATCCTCCCCCCCCGGCGGTGCAGCAGGGGGGTgccgggctgcggccgggggtggggggctgttTTCGGGCTggagctgtgccgtgccgtgccatggtGTGACAGGCGGGGGGGGTGGGTTACTCCCGGTCATCGTGGCCAGGGAACCACGCGGGACAGGGGGGGAAGCGCTCGGGCCCCCAAAGCCTCCTGAAAAGGGATGGAGGGAAcgggaaaacaattaaaataaataataattaacccccccaaacaaaacaaaaaaacacaaacccaaaaacaaacaagcaaatgctTTGCAGCCGTGGAAACCTGGCTGTGCTTGTGCTGCGGTGGGAattgtgtgtcccccccccggcccgcttTCACTGCCCGGGCGGCTGATGCCGCGCGTTATTTCGGGGCAGCGTTCGCTGCCGGGCGGTCAGCCCGGGGGTGCGGGAGGCAGCGGAGGGTGCGCCCCGGGGgggccgccggcagcgcccgctGCAGATAAAGTGCTTTCTCTTGTGGAAGCCAAggtttgggggtggaggggggataGTTTCCAGAAAATAAGGCTCTGGGAACGTTTCTGCAGCTTCCCAGAGGCGGTgaggttggaaaaaaaaccagggagaCCCtaaacaccacccccccccgctTTCCCCCCAGTGTCCAGGGAGCAGCGCAGCCACCTTGCAGAAGGGATGAGAGCAAATGGGTTTCCTCgtggcttttgcctttttttttcctttttttttttttttttttttaaggttttttccccccatgcaTTTCTAGTTTAATTTCTTAGAAACGCTGGGCCTGGTTCACTGCCTGGTTTATGGCTCTGTCTGTGGAGCAGGAGTCAGCCTGAACAGATTTAAAATCTTCTAGGGAACAAGAGAAAACCCTAAAGAGATTAGTCCTAAAGTAGAAAAAGCTGTAGCAGTATATGTAGGAAATGATTGTCAGCATATCTGAGCCCATATACTGCTGGGCTATCAGTTGCGCTGGACTGACGGTCCAGAAATGACAAGCTGGGAAATATGTCCCCATGTTTCAGCAAGTTCCCAGGACTTAACATTTTAATGTTACTCTGAGTCAGAATACGCCTTCtctgttttttggttggttttttcttttctctctttttttttttttttcagttggcgATTAGCTAGACAGGTTTTAAACAGAACAACATGTTTCTGGCAGAAAGGACATCATAACAACCCAGGGAACTCTTAAAAGTTGGAGACCGTCGTGCTGCCGTGTGCTGTTGAACAGCTGCTGTATTTCACTCCAGAagtggctcaggcactgaggtccCTCTATAGGTGCTTACATTTCTAACGTGTTTTCGGGGCTCCTAGAGCTGAAAGTGCTTTATGTAAACAGCATCATTAGTTTTCATAGCTTGTGCAACCctgcctttttttggttttgttttttaatcttctggttttggctgtgtCTTCGGGCAAAGTAGGGATGAAAGCCTTTTGGTTGTTAGTCTGGCCTTTAGGATAAAATATAGCCTGGGCCCGATCCTGCATTCCAGGCATTCCCCAAAATCTTCTTGGCTGCTTTGCAAGTTCTGAGAGTGCCCAGAAAGCAGATCTGGCCTGTAATGTGCCTGGATCTATTTGCCTCTGACAGTCTCCTCTCTTCTTAAAATTACTCTGGTTACATTAAGTGACATTGCTCCTTGTCAAAAGAGATGGCGAAATAAGCATGCTGGCTGTTTTCTGCTGAGGTACGTTGCTCACAGCAGTTGCTAggagtttgttgggtttttcccccctcctttcagCCCTTATTCAAATTAGGGTTTAGTTCTATTCCTAGTGAAATATAAGGATATTTTGATATGTGGCTTCCTGGTTCTCACAGGCATTTAAAGAAcacttgaacttttttttaaaaaaaacaaaacaaaacaaaaccaaaaacattacCAACTGCTTTTGGTGCACGCTCTTTccctgcacacacagagcacgccagcttttcttagaaaaaaaccaCGTCGCAGTCCAGATTTCACTCACACCACCATTCCTCAGAAGTTCAAGCTGGAACAATGCAGACATAGGAGGGAGGATCAGAAACCATCTGAGGGCAAGTCCTTCTTTCTGCCCCACATTTCACAAGGTAGTCACTAGTTTTGGTGCAAGATAGAAACAAGGTGCTTGGGTGAATTCTTACTGGAAGCCAATACAAACTTCTCAGAAGCAGattgtgttttctgtttcaaaactggGAATAGCTCAGCTCTGGGACTTCTGCTAGAGGAACTTTCCGTCCAcgcagatatttaaaaaaaaaaaaaaagtcctgtgtGTTAGAAATAGTTCGGCTCTTCTGACTCTTCACTTTTACTATAAGAAATGATTATAGGCTAAGGTCACAAAACAGAGCCACTAACCTCTGTTTGAACTTCCTCGTGTTCGGCACATGTGGGTATTTCATTATCGGTTCAGAGGCATAGCTGACTGACAGGCCACGCATACCAGGAAAATGTGCAATCTTACTTTTAAGTCTTTCTTTCAACCTGCTCCTACTTCCTCCATGTGCATATGAAGGAGGAAGCTGTATCTTTAAGAAATACGTTTTTTTCCCCCGTTTCCTGTGAAATATTAATAGATGCTGCCAATGGGATGGAGCTCTTTAAGGGTGTTGTATAAAATACCTCGCTCTGCATTcgctgcagcactgagcacataGACGCCTCTCGATTTTTCTCCAGAGGAGGCAAAGACAGGGCAAATTTTGGAGATCGGGCAGCAAGGATGCTCTGCAATAGCAGTAACAACCATCCCCTTCCCTGCACAAAACTGGGAGCTATTGACTATTCATGGCAAAGCATCCAAAGCGCAGCGGCAGAGCCTGTGGAAAATGACAGCGTGTAACAAGATTGACTGGCATTTCCTTCGCGCTGGGTCACATGCCTCCTaattcacacatacacaaaacCTCATAGGCTGATCAAATGACTCCTATCTCTGCAGTCCACATACCTTCCACAGAAAGAGTTGTTTTATTATGCACATATACAGCTCTGTTTTCAGTCAGTCACCTTGAGCGAATGACTGAGGGCCAGTGTTCGCTCCGTCCGGAGGGCTCTGCATTTGCTCTCTAAGAGACGTAGTCTCCGTCcgtaagcaatttatttttttttcctctggggggggggaaaaaaagaaaacaaatacgcAGATGCCCTTCCTGCCTTCCGCTCCCAGAAACCTTTCTAGGAAGTTTGCTTGGCTTAACTGGGAAAGCGCAGGACGGTCGCCGCTGTTGGCGAGCATTGCGGTGGGCTGCGCTAGGAAGGATGGATTTTGCCCTTGTGCCTCCGTGAGGTTGCAGCGGGATCATGGCTCATGTGAGTAGGGGCTTGCAGGATGCTGCTTCCTCGACACGGGGGGGAAACTGGGAGCGCGGCTGCCCGCCGTGGATCATGGCGGATTGAGATGCCGGGGGTCCATACGAGCCCTCCCAGTTCAGCAACTGCCACGAGGTTCAGATCACCTCGACCTCCGTACCCGGAGAGAGAGGAGTATGGAGTGATGAGGTGAAACCAGCCACCAGCTGGCTTGCCAGGACATGGTAATTAGCTCAGTGCAGTGCCAGCCTTATTAAGGGCAGTGCAGGTGATGATGACGTTGGCACACTGATTCATTACATCTGGAGGGGAAAATCCGCCTAGTAAATGCTGAAGCACAGTAAATATTTTTGGCTTCTGACAGATTGATCCTTGCATTATGCTGATTAGCCTATATTTGTGGAACTGAGGAAGTTAAAAATAACATTGATGGAAAGCTACAAGATAAGGAAAGGATTTGCATTTTATGGCCACCAGcaataaacttctttttttatttgtttttttgggtGGTAAAAATTTCaacactttattttttctccGCATTCTCTTCTTTGGCTCTAGGTTTCACTGTTAGATGAAAGcccataatttattttctcttgccAGTAATATTCTGGAAGGGAACTGTAAATCTAGAGCGCGCACAGTTGGGAAATGATTTCTGAAAGAATTCTTTTGCAAATACGTGGTGCAATCCTGCAAAATGCTTCGGCCCCGACAGTCCTTAGGGGGTGGTACAGACGTATCAAAGCGTGTAGCAGCACGTGTGCTCAGTGAGACTGGATGCTTTGGACTTTCCTGTGAGCTAGAGGGCTTTATGAGCTTTCGTTCATGGAGATAAATGATTAAACCAACTTCTgactgttgctgttttgttttcctacaCTCAGGCTCTCACCTGAACTTTCGCCGCCTGGTATATGCTGTTGGGATATCCATAAGAGATCGCCCAGGAATGGTGGATCACTTGCTGCCTACTGATGAATCCTTTTCATCTACAAGATCTTCTCTTGGATACTTTGGGGACATGACAGCAGGGGTGAGGTCCTACCAAATGCTGCCCTCTCCCCTGTCGGAAGATGACAGCGACTCGTCCAGCTTTTGTTCTTGTTCCAGCCCTGACTCCCAGGTTCTCAGCTCCAGCTATGGAAGCACGTCCAGTGCGGAAAGTCAGGACAGTATTTTAGACTACTTATTGTCCCAGGCATCTTTGGGGAACACCGCTGCATCATGGTGGGACAAAAGGAGACTTCAGCCGATGGTGAAAGAGGAGTACTTTAGGTTGCCTGAATTTGCCGTGGATATGGAAGACTCAGGACCATTTCAGCCCACGCTTGAGGAAATTGAGGAATTTCTGGAGGAGAACATGGAGTTGGAGCTCAAAGAAAGACCTAAAAGTGAGACCAAGGACTTGAGAGCTTGCAGCCAAGTTTCTGTTGCTTCTCTACAGCAAAAAGACCATATGTTACCCAGCGCTAGTTTAAAAGAGAGTAAAAATGAACAGTTGAGCAGCTCAACGGAAGGTGGCCAGGCTTCAAATGGAGGAATGTCCCTGGAGAATGGGATACCGG
Coding sequences within it:
- the KLF15 gene encoding Krueppel-like factor 15, which codes for MVDHLLPTDESFSSTRSSLGYFGDMTAGVRSYQMLPSPLSEDDSDSSSFCSCSSPDSQVLSSSYGSTSSAESQDSILDYLLSQASLGNTAASWWDKRRLQPMVKEEYFRLPEFAVDMEDSGPFQPTLEEIEEFLEENMELELKERPKSETKDLRACSQVSVASLQQKDHMLPSASLKESKNEQLSSSTEGGQASNGGMSLENGIPVMLQIQPVQIKQESNTSPSSQGPAQENIKIAQLLVNIQGQTFALVPQIVQSSNLNLSSKFVRIAPVPIAAKPIGPGGMIQGQTGIIMGQKFQKNPAAELIKMHKCSFPGCTKMYTKSSHLKAHLRRHTGEKPFACTWPGCGWRFSRSDELSRHRRSHSGVKPYQCPVCEKKFARSDHLSKHVKVHRFPRSNRSVRSVN